A stretch of the Archangium violaceum genome encodes the following:
- the rbfA gene encoding 30S ribosome-binding factor RbfA: protein MSTSNRPERVGQEIQVALGRMLTRGELKDPRIGFITITGVKVSPDLKTARVYYSMMGTEQERKETQKGLEAAKGYIRREITEAVNLRVSPEVFFTFDESLERGDRIERLLREVKEKEGW, encoded by the coding sequence ATGAGTACCAGCAATCGGCCGGAGCGCGTGGGCCAGGAGATCCAGGTGGCCCTCGGGAGGATGCTCACCCGGGGCGAGCTGAAGGATCCGCGGATCGGCTTCATCACCATCACCGGCGTGAAGGTGTCGCCGGACCTGAAGACGGCACGCGTCTACTACTCGATGATGGGCACCGAGCAGGAGCGCAAGGAGACCCAGAAGGGGCTCGAGGCCGCCAAGGGCTACATCCGTCGGGAGATCACCGAGGCGGTGAACCTGCGCGTGTCGCCAGAAGTCTTCTTCACCTTCGACGAGTCGCTGGAGCGGGGTGACCGCATCGAGCGGCTGTTGCGCGAGGTGAAGGAGAAGGAGGGCTGGTAG
- the truB gene encoding tRNA pseudouridine(55) synthase TruB, with product MDGVLVIDKPKGPTSFDVVRQVRGLLKVKKVGHTGTLDPMATGVLPLCLGEATKVAGFITEGDKAYDAVVRLGAETDTQDAEGKVVAEAPVPSLTTAVLEEVLGRFRGSFEQVPPMYSAVKVGGKRLYELARAGEEVERASRQVTVYELVLRDFNANQLRLSVRCSKGFFVRTLAYDIGRALGCGAHLEALRRTTSGPFTLAHSLPLADLAALAREPEALAKRLLPVSEALTDLPAVRVSAEDAARVSHGVPVEAPAHPGRVRVVDPSGALLAVAEVVRGRLRYLRVLV from the coding sequence ATGGACGGCGTCCTGGTCATCGATAAGCCCAAGGGGCCCACCTCGTTCGACGTGGTGCGGCAGGTCCGGGGTCTGCTCAAGGTGAAGAAGGTGGGCCATACCGGCACACTGGACCCGATGGCCACGGGGGTGCTGCCCCTGTGCCTGGGCGAGGCGACGAAGGTGGCCGGCTTCATCACCGAGGGCGACAAGGCCTATGACGCCGTCGTGCGTCTGGGCGCGGAGACGGACACCCAGGACGCCGAGGGCAAGGTGGTGGCCGAGGCGCCGGTTCCTTCCCTCACCACGGCGGTGCTCGAGGAGGTGTTGGGGCGCTTCCGCGGCTCCTTCGAGCAGGTGCCGCCCATGTACTCGGCGGTGAAGGTGGGCGGGAAGCGGTTGTACGAGCTCGCCCGTGCCGGCGAGGAGGTGGAGCGCGCCAGCCGTCAGGTGACGGTGTACGAGCTGGTGCTGCGCGACTTCAACGCCAACCAGCTCCGTCTGTCCGTGCGCTGCTCCAAGGGCTTCTTCGTCCGGACGCTCGCCTACGATATCGGCCGGGCGCTCGGTTGTGGGGCCCATCTGGAGGCGCTGCGGCGCACCACGAGCGGCCCCTTCACCCTGGCCCATTCCCTGCCGCTGGCGGACCTGGCCGCGCTGGCTCGGGAGCCCGAGGCCCTGGCGAAGCGGTTGCTGCCGGTGTCCGAGGCCCTGACCGACCTGCCCGCGGTGAGGGTGAGCGCGGAGGACGCGGCGCGGGTGTCCCATGGTGTCCCCGTGGAGGCCCCCGCCCATCCGGGCCGCGTGCGCGTGGTGGACCCTTCGGGCGCGCTGCTCGCCGTGGCCGAGGTGGTGCGCGGCCGGCTGCGTTACCTGCGAGTGCTCGTCTGA
- the rpsO gene encoding 30S ribosomal protein S15 has translation MSALHQDRKAEVVAKFRTHESDTGSPEVQVALLSERITMLTEHFKTHKKDHHSRRGLLKLVGQRRRLLDYLKSKDTNRYKKLIEGLGIRK, from the coding sequence ATGTCGGCATTGCATCAGGACCGTAAGGCAGAGGTCGTCGCGAAGTTCCGCACCCACGAGTCGGACACCGGTTCCCCCGAGGTCCAGGTGGCGCTGCTCTCCGAGCGCATCACCATGCTCACGGAGCACTTCAAGACGCACAAGAAGGACCACCACTCCCGCCGCGGTCTGCTCAAGCTGGTGGGTCAGCGTCGCCGCCTGCTCGACTACCTGAAGAGCAAGGACACCAACCGCTACAAGAAGCTCATCGAGGGCCTCGGCATCCGCAAGTAG
- the pnp gene encoding polyribonucleotide nucleotidyltransferase — translation MHLKKSVKIGDTELTIETGHMAKQADGSVVVRYGDTMLLVTAVSAREKKDVDFLPLTVEYQEKLYSAGRIPGSYFKREGRLTEKETLASRIVDRSCRPLFPDGYAYETQVIASVISADPEHEGDIHGITGASAALWVSDIPFNGPIAGIRVGRVDGKLIANPTLKQRELSDIDLVMAVSREAIVMVEGGAEEVSEAEMMAALEFGKQAAQPALDLQDELRRALNKTVRNYDRIPAVAEDLKSKVRELAWDGIVNGYTIKEKAARYEALSKAKKEALAKLKEQLGEGYTSQVEKHAKQVVEDLKYEHMRTLTVNGGRIGGRGHAEVRNITCEVSVLPRTHGSAIFTRGETQALVVTTLGTSEDEQRLELLSGQSFKKFMLHYNFPPFSVNETKPLRGPGRREVGHGALAERALRNMLPASEKFPYTVRLVSDILESNGSSSMASVCGGTLSLMDAGVPIKAPVAGIAMGLVKEGDQVAILSDILGDEDHLGDMDFKVCGTSKGITSIQMDIKITGLTTEIMSRALEQARQGRLHILGEMLKAMAEPRKEISAYAPRITTIQIRPEFIKNVIGPGGKVIKDIIARTGAVINIDDSGRVDIASSNVDSVKSAIAMIQALTREAEIGKIYTGTVRKIAEFGAFVELFPGTDGLIHISELSDKRVKSVSDVLKEGDEVLVKVVSIDKTGKIRLSRKEAMAERAASQQGTAPAAEATPAAASPEATQPGAKA, via the coding sequence ATGCACTTGAAGAAGAGCGTCAAGATTGGCGACACCGAGCTGACCATCGAGACCGGCCACATGGCCAAGCAGGCGGACGGCTCGGTGGTGGTTCGTTACGGCGACACCATGCTGCTCGTCACCGCGGTGAGCGCGCGCGAGAAGAAGGACGTGGACTTCCTCCCGCTCACGGTGGAGTACCAGGAGAAGTTGTACTCGGCCGGCCGCATCCCCGGCAGCTATTTCAAGCGCGAGGGGCGCCTGACGGAGAAGGAGACGCTGGCCAGCCGTATCGTGGACCGCTCCTGCCGCCCGCTCTTCCCGGACGGCTACGCCTACGAGACCCAGGTCATCGCGAGCGTCATCTCCGCGGACCCGGAGCACGAGGGTGATATCCACGGCATTACGGGCGCCTCGGCGGCGCTGTGGGTGTCGGACATCCCCTTCAACGGCCCCATCGCGGGCATCCGCGTGGGCCGCGTGGACGGCAAGCTCATCGCCAACCCCACGCTCAAGCAGCGCGAGCTGTCCGACATCGACCTCGTCATGGCCGTGAGCCGCGAGGCCATCGTGATGGTGGAGGGCGGTGCCGAGGAGGTGAGCGAGGCGGAGATGATGGCCGCGCTCGAGTTCGGCAAGCAGGCGGCACAGCCGGCCCTGGATCTGCAGGACGAGCTGCGGCGCGCGCTCAACAAGACGGTGCGCAACTACGACCGCATCCCTGCGGTGGCCGAGGACCTGAAGTCCAAGGTTCGTGAGCTGGCCTGGGACGGCATCGTCAACGGCTACACCATCAAGGAGAAGGCGGCCCGCTACGAGGCGCTCTCCAAGGCCAAGAAGGAGGCCCTGGCGAAGCTCAAGGAGCAGCTGGGCGAGGGCTACACCTCCCAGGTGGAGAAGCACGCCAAGCAGGTGGTGGAGGACCTGAAGTACGAGCACATGCGCACGCTGACGGTGAACGGTGGCCGCATCGGTGGCCGTGGTCACGCCGAGGTGCGCAACATCACCTGCGAGGTGAGCGTGCTCCCGCGCACCCACGGCAGCGCCATCTTCACCCGTGGCGAGACGCAGGCCCTGGTGGTGACGACGCTGGGTACCTCCGAGGACGAGCAGCGGCTGGAGCTGCTCAGCGGCCAGTCCTTCAAGAAGTTCATGCTGCACTACAACTTCCCCCCGTTCAGCGTGAACGAGACCAAGCCCCTGCGCGGCCCCGGCCGGCGTGAGGTGGGCCATGGCGCCCTGGCCGAGCGCGCGCTGCGCAACATGCTGCCCGCGAGCGAGAAGTTCCCGTACACGGTGCGGCTCGTCTCGGACATCCTCGAGTCCAACGGCTCCTCGTCCATGGCCTCCGTGTGCGGCGGCACGCTGTCGCTGATGGACGCGGGCGTGCCCATCAAGGCGCCCGTGGCCGGCATCGCCATGGGTCTGGTGAAGGAGGGGGACCAGGTCGCCATCCTCTCGGACATCCTCGGTGACGAGGACCACCTGGGCGACATGGACTTCAAGGTGTGCGGCACCTCGAAGGGCATCACCTCCATCCAGATGGACATCAAGATCACCGGTCTCACCACGGAGATCATGAGCCGCGCGCTGGAGCAGGCGCGTCAGGGCCGTCTGCACATCCTGGGCGAGATGCTCAAGGCGATGGCCGAGCCGCGCAAGGAGATCAGCGCCTACGCGCCGCGCATCACCACCATCCAGATCCGCCCCGAGTTCATCAAGAACGTCATCGGGCCGGGCGGCAAGGTGATCAAGGACATCATCGCCCGCACGGGTGCCGTCATCAACATCGACGACTCGGGCCGCGTGGACATCGCCAGCTCCAACGTGGACTCGGTGAAGTCGGCCATCGCGATGATCCAGGCGCTCACGCGCGAGGCGGAGATCGGGAAGATCTACACGGGCACGGTGCGGAAGATCGCCGAGTTCGGCGCCTTCGTGGAACTGTTCCCGGGCACCGACGGCCTCATCCACATCTCCGAGCTGTCCGACAAGCGCGTGAAGAGCGTGTCGGACGTGCTCAAGGAGGGCGATGAGGTGCTGGTGAAGGTCGTCAGCATCGACAAGACGGGCAAGATCCGCCTGTCGCGCAAGGAGGCCATGGCCGAGCGCGCCGCCTCTCAGCAGGGCACCGCCCCCGCCGCCGAGGCCACCCCCGCCGCCGCGTCCCCCGAGGCCACCCAGCCGGGCGCCAAGGCCTGA
- the dut gene encoding dUTP diphosphatase — protein sequence MSLPVTVRVRRVRTHPEPLPLPRYETALAAGMDLRADIDGELTLGPMERAAVPTGLALALPPDYEAQLRPRSGLALRHGITLLNSPGTVDADYRGEVKVLLVNLSQEPFTLRRGERIAQLVVSPVSRVSLLELELLETTERGEGGFGSTGR from the coding sequence ATGTCCTTACCTGTCACCGTGAGGGTCCGCCGCGTGCGCACCCACCCGGAGCCGCTGCCCCTGCCGCGCTATGAGACCGCCCTCGCCGCGGGGATGGACCTGCGGGCGGACATCGATGGGGAGCTCACCCTCGGGCCCATGGAGCGCGCGGCGGTTCCCACCGGCCTGGCGCTGGCCCTGCCTCCCGACTACGAGGCCCAGCTCCGGCCCCGCTCGGGACTGGCGCTGCGTCACGGCATCACCCTGCTGAACTCGCCAGGGACGGTGGACGCGGACTACCGCGGAGAGGTCAAGGTGCTCCTCGTGAACCTCTCCCAGGAGCCCTTCACGCTTCGCCGCGGCGAGCGCATCGCCCAACTCGTGGTGTCACCCGTGTCTCGGGTGTCCCTATTGGAGCTGGAGCTACTGGAAACCACCGAGCGGGGAGAGGGCGGTTTCGGCTCGACGGGACGGTGA
- a CDS encoding serine/threonine protein kinase gives MEAPYKPGDVFAKRYAIREVIGPGPVGHVFRALDQEMDVEIALKIINPRLVQMPEERTQFSLSLRAGKKLTHPHHVRVYEEGEDRNRPFFTTQLLEGMTLRRMIEQRSAQGQRFTPKEVEPLLAQLAEALDSSHKYGPHSDLKPENIIVLPDMLKVTDYGLALGIPRLPFVQAQKVGRVACYVAPEYSEGRELDTRMDLYSLGVIVGELLTGQTPDEGQAPELLAYDPELPPGLEALYRRATNANPLARPKTAGEFLAEFTAALARPRAPSAKPSAGAQTPAPSRPRPNPVPFSLTAELATAFPPRSDMLPPPVPTSELPSLGAPTIQVPVVAGGPPPESSKATLLEVPTWSSPTLEIPNVSGGPTEPLSAESIAQRLAAKAKEEQKPPDATQPLDSATLAAIMGSARPAASAPAPKPRPAPAPAPVAASTPAPAPVARAESRSSIPPPGKAAPRSAPMPALKSSRSSSSSVRLVLLALAGLALGAAGGYGLLKMRQVSQQGSSAARQSGDTSGSAPGARGVKR, from the coding sequence GTGGAGGCTCCCTACAAGCCAGGGGACGTCTTCGCCAAACGCTACGCCATTCGCGAGGTGATCGGACCGGGTCCCGTCGGCCATGTCTTCCGCGCGCTCGACCAGGAGATGGACGTCGAGATCGCGCTGAAGATCATCAACCCCCGCCTGGTGCAGATGCCCGAGGAGCGCACCCAGTTCTCCCTGTCGCTGCGCGCGGGCAAGAAGCTCACCCACCCCCACCACGTGCGCGTCTACGAGGAGGGGGAGGACCGCAACCGGCCCTTCTTCACCACGCAGCTGCTGGAGGGCATGACGCTGCGGCGGATGATCGAGCAGCGCTCGGCGCAGGGGCAGCGCTTCACCCCCAAGGAGGTGGAGCCCCTCCTGGCGCAGCTCGCCGAGGCCCTGGACAGCTCCCATAAGTACGGGCCGCACTCGGACCTCAAGCCGGAGAACATCATCGTCCTGCCGGACATGCTGAAGGTGACGGACTACGGGCTGGCGCTGGGGATTCCGCGTCTGCCCTTCGTCCAGGCCCAGAAGGTCGGGCGCGTGGCCTGCTACGTCGCCCCCGAGTACTCCGAGGGCCGTGAGCTGGATACGCGGATGGACCTCTACTCGCTGGGCGTCATCGTGGGCGAGCTGCTCACCGGTCAGACGCCCGACGAGGGACAGGCGCCGGAGCTGCTGGCCTACGACCCCGAGCTGCCGCCCGGTCTGGAGGCCCTCTACCGGCGCGCCACCAACGCCAATCCGCTCGCGAGGCCCAAGACGGCGGGCGAGTTCCTCGCGGAGTTCACCGCGGCCCTGGCGCGTCCGCGCGCTCCCTCGGCGAAGCCCTCGGCGGGTGCGCAGACGCCAGCCCCTTCCCGTCCGCGTCCCAATCCGGTGCCCTTCAGTCTCACCGCCGAGCTGGCGACGGCGTTCCCTCCGCGCTCGGACATGCTTCCTCCTCCCGTGCCGACGTCGGAGCTGCCGAGCCTGGGCGCCCCGACCATCCAGGTGCCCGTCGTGGCGGGCGGTCCTCCCCCCGAGTCCTCCAAGGCGACCCTGCTGGAGGTCCCCACCTGGAGCTCGCCCACCCTGGAGATTCCCAACGTCTCCGGTGGGCCCACCGAGCCCCTGTCCGCTGAGAGCATCGCGCAGCGGTTGGCCGCGAAGGCGAAGGAGGAACAGAAGCCTCCGGATGCGACCCAGCCGCTCGACTCGGCGACGCTCGCCGCCATCATGGGGAGCGCCAGGCCCGCCGCTTCGGCTCCCGCCCCAAAGCCTCGTCCCGCGCCGGCTCCGGCTCCTGTTGCCGCTTCCACTCCCGCTCCCGCTCCGGTCGCTCGTGCCGAGTCCCGGTCCTCGATTCCCCCTCCTGGCAAGGCTGCTCCCCGGAGCGCGCCCATGCCCGCGCTGAAGTCGTCCCGCTCGAGTTCCTCCTCCGTGCGGCTGGTGTTGCTGGCGCTCGCGGGGCTCGCCCTGGGCGCGGCGGGGGGTTATGGGTTGCTGAAGATGCGTCAGGTCTCCCAACAGGGCTCCTCGGCGGCCCGGCAGAGCGGGGACACATCGGGTTCGGCCCCAGGGGCCAGGGGAGTGAAGCGATGA